The following coding sequences are from one Halobaculum marinum window:
- a CDS encoding cation:proton antiporter: MTALGLADAATLAAFLGLLLVVARVLGSLTERLGLTRVVGELATGFVLGPSVVGRLAPSVADLFAPAVALPLLAEISLLGLVLLLALAGLETDVELIRTYARDVVTIGAAGLVVPFALGVGVGVVVPASLLTGEASRLVFALFLATSLCISAIPVVVRILIDLDAFDSPFGQRTVATAMFTDIVGWILLGVVVGIARVGRFDGRAFAAVMLVLAAFLLGAAVVGQRVVDAVLARLPDDDAAGHLLVVVAAAVGASALAHAVGIEPALGAFVAGVLVARSGGISERARSVFERGTLRVFAPVFFGVAGLDADLGLLADPTVAVVGAVTLAVATVGKVGGVYVAATALGYDRTEAAGMGVGLNARGAIEIVIATVGLDLGILSPRMYTVVLLVAVTTSAMTPPLLRRILDGADGAAMADRTVEST; encoded by the coding sequence CGTCGCCCGCGTCCTCGGGTCGCTGACCGAGCGGCTCGGGCTCACCAGGGTCGTCGGCGAACTCGCGACCGGGTTCGTCCTCGGCCCGTCGGTTGTCGGTCGGCTGGCCCCCTCGGTCGCCGACCTGTTCGCTCCGGCGGTCGCGTTGCCACTGCTGGCGGAGATCTCACTACTGGGATTGGTGTTGCTCCTCGCGCTCGCCGGTCTTGAGACGGACGTCGAACTGATCCGGACGTACGCCCGCGACGTGGTGACGATCGGCGCTGCCGGGCTCGTCGTGCCGTTCGCGCTCGGCGTCGGGGTCGGCGTCGTCGTCCCGGCCAGTCTGTTGACGGGCGAGGCCTCGCGGCTCGTGTTCGCCCTCTTCCTGGCCACGTCGCTGTGCATCTCCGCGATCCCCGTCGTCGTCCGGATCCTCATCGATCTCGACGCGTTCGACAGCCCGTTCGGCCAGCGGACGGTCGCGACGGCGATGTTCACCGACATCGTCGGGTGGATCCTCCTCGGCGTCGTCGTCGGGATCGCGCGCGTCGGCCGGTTCGACGGGCGCGCGTTCGCCGCGGTGATGCTGGTGCTCGCGGCCTTCCTGCTCGGCGCCGCGGTCGTCGGCCAACGCGTCGTCGACGCCGTGCTGGCTCGACTTCCCGACGACGACGCGGCCGGCCACCTCCTCGTCGTCGTCGCCGCGGCGGTCGGTGCGAGCGCCCTCGCGCACGCCGTTGGGATCGAGCCTGCGCTGGGCGCGTTCGTCGCGGGCGTGTTGGTCGCCAGATCGGGCGGAATCTCCGAGCGTGCGCGCTCGGTGTTCGAGCGTGGAACGCTCCGCGTGTTCGCGCCCGTCTTCTTCGGGGTCGCTGGGCTCGACGCCGATCTCGGTCTGTTGGCGGACCCGACCGTGGCGGTCGTCGGGGCCGTGACGCTCGCCGTCGCCACCGTCGGCAAGGTCGGCGGGGTGTACGTCGCGGCCACCGCGCTCGGCTACGATCGGACGGAGGCGGCCGGGATGGGCGTCGGGCTGAACGCCCGCGGCGCGATCGAGATCGTGATCGCGACCGTCGGGCTCGACCTCGGAATCTTGAGCCCTCGGATGTACACGGTGGTGCTTCTCGTGGCCGTGACCACCTCCGCGATGACGCCTCCGTTGCTCCGGCGGATCCTGGACGGCGCCGACGGCGCCGCAATGGCCGACCGAACGGTCGAGTCGACCTGA